The Helianthus annuus cultivar XRQ/B chromosome 16, HanXRQr2.0-SUNRISE, whole genome shotgun sequence genome includes a window with the following:
- the LOC110915954 gene encoding Golgi SNAP receptor complex member 1-2 isoform X1, with translation MISASGSPRMQILRERAAIHGSIAHMDDVITQAQTTRAASGAQRAMFGDVQGKVKQLSDKFPIVRGLIGSIRRKKSRDTLILSAVIAACTLFLIIYWLSK, from the exons ATGATATCA GCATCTGGAAGCCCAAGAATGCAGATACTAAGGGAGCGAGCTGCTATCCATGGAAGCATAGCACAT ATGGATGATGTGATAACTCAGGCTCAAACAACTAGAGCAGCCTCGGGGGCTCAGAGGGCCATGTTTGGTGACGTTCAAGGGAAAGTTAAACAACTGAGTGACAAGTTCCCTATCGTTCGTGGCCTAATTG GCTCTATTAGAAGGAAGAAATCAAGGGATACTCTCATCCTATCAGCTGTCATAGCGGCTTGTACGTTGTTTCTTATTATATATTGGCTTTCAAAGTGA
- the LOC110915954 gene encoding Golgi SNAP receptor complex member 1-2 isoform X2, which yields MQILRERAAIHGSIAHMDDVITQAQTTRAASGAQRAMFGDVQGKVKQLSDKFPIVRGLIGSIRRKKSRDTLILSAVIAACTLFLIIYWLSK from the exons ATGCAGATACTAAGGGAGCGAGCTGCTATCCATGGAAGCATAGCACAT ATGGATGATGTGATAACTCAGGCTCAAACAACTAGAGCAGCCTCGGGGGCTCAGAGGGCCATGTTTGGTGACGTTCAAGGGAAAGTTAAACAACTGAGTGACAAGTTCCCTATCGTTCGTGGCCTAATTG GCTCTATTAGAAGGAAGAAATCAAGGGATACTCTCATCCTATCAGCTGTCATAGCGGCTTGTACGTTGTTTCTTATTATATATTGGCTTTCAAAGTGA